One Methanobrevibacter sp. V74 DNA window includes the following coding sequences:
- a CDS encoding TrkH family potassium uptake protein, with protein MVGIGLMCLVPIIVDLIYFEFNFLGFIIPSLISIGLGLFFTKYFEEYSSNKMRLKHGMIISALAWLWASVIGGAIMLLVSDLSFINGVFESMSALTGSGVTMYQNVEVLPHSILFFRSIEQWVGGLGIIVMTVAILTRPGTASSKLYQSEAREERLKPSIKATLMQTIKIYLIYTVLGICLYLLAGMPVFDSICNTFTIISTGGMSIKNANMGFYHNDVIYLISIVLMILGATSFLVHYKVIKTRGKSLIQDLQFKVMISLIAIVAVILYFVSDIVPIDLLFTIVSAATTTGASVNSFDVMIGWPPFVLICIMALMLIGGSSGSTVGAIKLSRVIVFFKGIYKHIREILSPEGRVVPIKISKTKVNEKTVSDSGNFITLYMIFILVSWALFCLYGHDPFNSLFDTISIQGNNGVILGEINFSLEDPLKLACIFNMWSGRLEIYPVLITLRAFFEVFKR; from the coding sequence ATGGTTGGAATTGGATTAATGTGTTTAGTTCCAATAATTGTAGACTTAATATATTTCGAATTTAATTTTTTAGGATTTATAATCCCCAGTTTAATTTCAATAGGTTTAGGACTATTTTTTACAAAATACTTTGAAGAATACTCATCAAATAAAATGCGCCTAAAACATGGGATGATAATTTCAGCACTTGCATGGCTATGGGCCAGTGTAATCGGTGGAGCAATCATGCTACTTGTAAGTGATTTGAGCTTCATCAACGGAGTTTTTGAAAGCATGTCCGCTTTAACTGGAAGTGGAGTTACCATGTATCAAAATGTTGAAGTCCTGCCCCATAGTATCTTATTTTTTAGATCTATTGAACAATGGGTTGGAGGATTAGGAATTATTGTTATGACTGTAGCAATCTTAACAAGACCTGGAACCGCATCATCAAAATTGTACCAATCCGAAGCTCGTGAAGAACGCCTGAAACCTAGTATTAAAGCTACTCTTATGCAAACTATTAAAATTTATTTAATTTATACAGTGCTGGGAATTTGCTTATATTTACTTGCGGGAATGCCTGTTTTTGATTCGATTTGCAATACATTTACAATTATTTCCACCGGAGGCATGAGTATTAAAAATGCGAATATGGGTTTTTACCACAATGATGTGATTTACTTAATTTCTATTGTTTTAATGATTTTAGGAGCTACAAGCTTTTTAGTCCATTATAAAGTTATTAAAACAAGAGGAAAATCCTTGATTCAGGATTTGCAATTTAAAGTGATGATTTCTTTAATAGCTATTGTTGCCGTTATACTTTATTTTGTCTCAGATATTGTTCCAATAGACTTACTTTTTACAATAGTATCTGCTGCAACAACAACCGGAGCCAGCGTCAATAGTTTTGACGTGATGATAGGATGGCCACCATTCGTATTAATCTGTATAATGGCATTGATGTTAATTGGAGGATCAAGTGGTTCCACAGTTGGTGCAATTAAACTTTCAAGAGTCATTGTATTCTTTAAAGGGATTTATAAACATATTCGTGAAATTTTATCACCCGAAGGCAGGGTTGTTCCAATAAAAATTTCAAAAACAAAAGTAAATGAAAAAACGGTTAGTGACAGCGGAAACTTCATTACTCTTTATATGATTTTTATTCTGGTTAGCTGGGCATTATTCTGTTTATATGGTCACGATCCATTTAATAGTTTATTTGACACTATTTCAATTCAAGGAAACAATGGTGTGATCCTTGGAGAGATAAATTTCTCTCTTGAAGACCCTTTAAAGCTCGCGTGCATATTTAACATGTGGAGTGGAAGATTGGAAATATATCCAGTATTAATTACACTAAGAGCATTTTTCGAAGTATTTAAAAGATAG
- a CDS encoding UPF0104 family protein, giving the protein MDRKTILLFGFSILILVIMLWFVGIDKVIMALKTANLYIILLAVGVQVVTYFLYTLRWQILNNLADMYVSIRKLLPMVMVGLAVNNITPSGRGGGEPVRAYLLYKEKNCLMEEAFATVVADRALDTFPFVVLAAITISAMTLYFNFDTWMLVVMVLAVIAIIAVLIGIIYMCINPNFGKRVDGWIIGLVRRFYKKNSEEFEEKIHGIISGFQDTMKLLISNKRGLLYTIPLSFLIWIFEILRVYLVFLAFGANVNIVIIGEVFIVASLVGMIPLLPGGVGAIDGVMILFYSATGIPSSVSAAATVIERLISFWMTTIIGLIILPYYGSAILNKISFSSSSGEIEESDGDESSEE; this is encoded by the coding sequence ATGGACCGTAAAACAATATTATTATTTGGATTCAGTATTCTTATTTTAGTCATAATGTTATGGTTTGTAGGAATCGATAAGGTTATTATGGCATTGAAAACAGCTAATCTATATATTATACTTTTAGCAGTTGGTGTTCAAGTTGTTACTTATTTTTTATACACCTTGCGTTGGCAGATACTCAACAATCTTGCTGATATGTATGTCAGTATAAGAAAACTGCTTCCAATGGTAATGGTAGGTCTTGCGGTCAATAACATTACTCCTTCAGGACGTGGAGGTGGAGAGCCTGTAAGAGCTTATCTATTGTATAAGGAGAAAAATTGTTTAATGGAAGAAGCTTTTGCAACTGTTGTTGCTGATAGGGCATTAGATACATTTCCATTCGTTGTTCTTGCAGCCATTACAATTTCTGCAATGACATTATACTTTAATTTTGACACATGGATGCTTGTTGTAATGGTTCTTGCAGTCATCGCGATTATTGCAGTTTTAATTGGTATTATTTACATGTGCATTAATCCTAATTTTGGAAAAAGGGTGGATGGATGGATTATTGGTCTTGTCAGACGTTTTTACAAGAAGAACTCAGAGGAATTTGAAGAAAAAATACATGGAATTATTTCCGGTTTCCAAGACACTATGAAATTATTGATTTCAAATAAAAGGGGTTTGTTGTACACTATTCCATTATCTTTTTTAATTTGGATTTTTGAAATTTTAAGAGTTTATCTGGTATTTTTAGCATTTGGCGCAAATGTTAATATTGTCATTATTGGTGAAGTATTTATTGTAGCTTCACTTGTCGGTATGATTCCGTTGCTTCCTGGAGGTGTTGGGGCTATTGATGGGGTCATGATTCTGTTTTACTCCGCAACAGGAATTCCATCTTCAGTTAGTGCAGCCGCAACTGTAATTGAAAGGTTAATCTCATTCTGGATGACCACCATAATCGGTTTGATAATATTGCCATATTATGGATCAGCTATTTTAAATAAGATATCCTTTTCATCATCTTCTGGTGAAATCGAAGAATCCGATGGCGACGAATCATCTGAGGAATAG
- the hjc gene encoding Holliday junction resolvase Hjc, protein MAKKGSAEERDLVHKLWNRKFAAMRAPASGGATKRPLPDVLAGNGKIYLAIEVKTTTKERIYIEEEQITSLCEFSKIFGAKPYIGVRFKYTKWIFLEPENTPRTRNGNYRVEKDYALEKGFEIDEITGIDKQMKFE, encoded by the coding sequence ATGGCAAAAAAAGGATCTGCTGAAGAAAGGGATTTGGTACATAAGTTGTGGAATAGGAAGTTTGCTGCTATGCGTGCTCCCGCTTCTGGAGGTGCTACTAAAAGACCTTTACCTGATGTTTTAGCGGGAAATGGTAAAATTTATTTAGCAATTGAAGTTAAAACAACTACTAAAGAAAGAATTTATATTGAAGAAGAACAAATTACTTCCCTTTGTGAGTTTTCAAAAATATTCGGTGCCAAACCTTATATTGGGGTGAGGTTTAAATACACTAAATGGATATTTTTAGAACCTGAAAATACTCCTAGAACTAGAAACGGAAACTATCGTGTTGAAAAGGATTATGCACTTGAAAAAGGTTTTGAAATTGATGAAATAACCGGTATTGATAAGCAAATGAAATTTGAATAA
- a CDS encoding MBL fold metallo-hydrolase, with translation MSNIVFIMGFNYDSNCYLINDSILVDTGAGHNKDYLFSKLKENGIKPENVELIVNTHCHFDHIGGNYLFPNAKIAVHELDAISMKNKDSLGTSLSAFDFEGDNSRVDIELVDGDKIEDFEVIHTPGHTSGGICLWDGENLISGDTIFAGGGVGRMDIGGSYSDMKNSIERLLELDVKNIYPGHGPIVEKNGKEHIKMSYLLL, from the coding sequence ATGTCAAATATTGTTTTTATAATGGGATTTAATTATGATTCAAATTGTTATTTAATTAATGATAGCATTCTTGTTGATACTGGTGCTGGACATAACAAGGATTATTTATTCTCAAAACTCAAAGAAAATGGCATCAAACCGGAAAATGTCGAATTAATTGTAAACACTCACTGTCATTTTGATCACATTGGTGGAAACTATTTATTTCCTAATGCAAAGATTGCGGTTCATGAATTAGATGCAATTTCCATGAAAAATAAAGATTCATTAGGCACTTCACTTTCTGCTTTTGATTTTGAAGGGGATAACTCTAGAGTGGATATTGAGCTTGTTGATGGCGATAAAATAGAAGATTTTGAAGTTATTCACACACCGGGACATACTAGTGGTGGAATTTGCCTTTGGGATGGCGAAAACTTAATTAGTGGAGACACTATATTTGCCGGTGGGGGTGTTGGTCGAATGGATATTGGTGGAAGCTATTCTGATATGAAAAACAGTATTGAAAGATTATTGGAATTAGATGTTAAAAACATCTACCCAGGTCATGGACCAATTGTTGAGAAAAATGGAAAAGAACATATTAAAATGTCTTATTTATTGCTCTAA
- a CDS encoding radical SAM protein codes for MDFNIFDLIKKANEITLKKHGDLITLERAVFLSWWCNKGDCTFCYMSTQKDKIKDPKKARRNINNIYAEAEMCRRLDWNIEFLSGGYESFTTQEIKEIATNIKNITGDGVWLNTGITDELNQYSSEIKGITGAVEVANPKIHKKVCPSKKLDDISNMLDIAGDLGFKKAITIILGLGETLDDVSYIIDYIRDHKIDRVIFYSLNPHKDTIYANSSQPPSLYYAQVVAQVRLAFPDIEIICGTWIDNLANIGILILSGANGITKFPLFKMFGTKYGKRVEEEVKWAGRQLKGTFTNKTQLGSKESEVSPELDKFIKRYVKESLKNKY; via the coding sequence ATGGATTTTAACATATTTGACCTAATTAAAAAAGCCAATGAAATTACTTTAAAGAAACATGGCGATTTAATAACTCTGGAAAGAGCAGTATTCTTATCTTGGTGGTGTAATAAAGGAGATTGTACCTTTTGTTATATGTCCACACAAAAAGATAAAATAAAAGATCCAAAGAAAGCTAGAAGAAATATTAATAATATATATGCTGAAGCTGAAATGTGCAGACGCCTTGATTGGAATATAGAATTCCTATCTGGAGGATACGAATCCTTTACAACTCAAGAAATTAAAGAAATCGCCACAAATATAAAGAATATCACTGGAGATGGAGTTTGGTTAAATACTGGAATTACTGATGAATTAAATCAGTACAGTTCAGAAATTAAAGGTATAACCGGTGCAGTTGAGGTAGCTAATCCCAAAATACACAAGAAAGTTTGTCCCTCTAAAAAATTAGATGACATTAGTAATATGTTAGATATTGCAGGAGATTTAGGATTTAAAAAGGCAATTACAATAATTTTAGGTCTTGGAGAAACTCTTGATGATGTTTCATATATAATCGATTATATTAGAGATCATAAAATTGATAGAGTAATCTTTTATTCGCTTAATCCTCACAAAGACACCATTTATGCAAATTCCTCACAACCCCCTTCACTTTATTATGCTCAAGTTGTAGCACAAGTAAGGTTAGCCTTCCCAGATATTGAAATAATCTGCGGAACATGGATTGATAATCTAGCAAATATCGGAATATTGATTCTGAGTGGAGCAAATGGAATAACCAAATTCCCCTTGTTTAAAATGTTTGGAACAAAATATGGTAAAAGAGTTGAAGAAGAAGTTAAATGGGCTGGAAGACAATTAAAAGGAACATTCACTAATAAAACCCAATTGGGATCTAAAGAAAGTGAAGTTTCCCCTGAGTTGGATAAATTCATTAAACGATATGTTAAAGAATCTTTAAAAAATAAATATTAA
- a CDS encoding TrkA family potassium uptake protein translates to MYAIIMGGGRVGLGLANLLIDNGADITLIESDESLCNEVASELDALVICGNGTSSKLLEETNIEDADFFIATTGNDEANLLSCILVRKYNVETIIARVSNPEHEEAFKEVGIDRVISPEMSAAKDLAQYVTNPRVSTLTTIGEGDAEIIEMTITNDKVIGKRFKEVSPTKDYIIIATYQNGELVIPQPDNTIARGEKVSILVKRGTLKKVSKKLEQ, encoded by the coding sequence ATGTATGCTATTATAATGGGAGGAGGTCGTGTAGGACTTGGCCTTGCAAATTTACTAATTGATAATGGTGCAGACATCACATTAATTGAAAGTGATGAATCATTATGTAATGAAGTTGCATCAGAACTCGATGCATTAGTTATATGTGGAAATGGAACTAGTTCCAAATTGCTTGAAGAAACAAATATTGAAGATGCTGACTTCTTTATTGCAACAACTGGAAACGATGAAGCAAACTTACTTTCATGCATTCTAGTTAGAAAATATAATGTTGAAACAATTATCGCACGTGTAAGTAACCCCGAACACGAAGAAGCATTTAAAGAAGTTGGAATTGATAGAGTAATAAGTCCGGAAATGAGTGCTGCAAAAGACTTAGCACAATATGTTACTAATCCAAGAGTATCTACATTAACCACAATCGGTGAAGGTGATGCAGAAATTATTGAAATGACAATAACTAACGATAAAGTTATTGGAAAACGTTTTAAAGAAGTATCCCCTACAAAAGACTACATCATTATTGCTACATATCAAAACGGTGAACTTGTAATACCTCAACCAGACAATACAATAGCTCGCGGAGAAAAAGTTTCTATCCTTGTTAAAAGAGGAACCTTAAAAAAGGTTTCTAAAAAATTAGAGCAATAA